One window of the uncultured Paludibaculum sp. genome contains the following:
- a CDS encoding transposase family protein, with the protein MDDSEAKSLEQIRAFLAGSGPVQFAGQRREEVYGWVEKTLVRHQYASLNRTDKGLVRRYLARMTGLGRAQVTRLISGYRTTGRVKAVVYQREKFATRYTAADVDLLAYVDKAHQNLSGPATRRILEREHSEYGQAVYQRLASISVAHLYRLRNSTAYRKRNTSYQPTRPTPVSIGERRKPRPNGMPGYLRIDTVHQGDKDGRKGVYHINAVDEVTQWEIVAATPHISELWLFPVLEAMLGQFPFVIRGFHSDNGSEFINHNVAGLLGKLLIEQTKSRAQHTGDNGLVECKNGAIIRKHIGHGHIDAQHAQAMDEFHQRHLNPYVNFHRPCAVPKVIIAANGKRRRIYLRWATPFELFQETPHCESLLRAGVTLAKLEEFAQAQSDTEAALAMQRAKRRLMGRIVKLSA; encoded by the coding sequence ATGGACGATTCGGAAGCAAAGAGCCTGGAGCAGATCAGGGCGTTTTTGGCGGGCAGCGGGCCGGTCCAGTTTGCCGGGCAACGGCGGGAGGAGGTTTACGGCTGGGTGGAGAAGACACTGGTGCGGCACCAGTACGCCAGCCTGAATCGGACAGACAAGGGACTGGTGCGGCGCTACCTGGCTCGGATGACGGGTCTGGGCCGGGCACAGGTCACGAGGTTGATCTCCGGGTATCGCACGACAGGCCGCGTGAAAGCGGTGGTCTATCAACGGGAGAAGTTCGCCACGCGCTACACGGCGGCCGATGTGGACCTGCTGGCCTATGTAGACAAGGCGCATCAGAACTTGAGTGGGCCGGCGACGAGGCGCATCCTGGAGCGCGAACACAGCGAGTACGGCCAAGCGGTCTACCAGCGGCTGGCGTCGATCTCGGTGGCGCACCTGTACCGGCTCCGCAACTCAACGGCATACAGGAAACGCAACACGAGCTATCAGCCAACGCGGCCGACGCCGGTTTCCATCGGCGAGCGGCGCAAGCCACGGCCGAACGGCATGCCCGGATACCTGCGCATCGACACGGTGCATCAGGGCGACAAGGATGGCCGCAAGGGCGTGTATCACATCAACGCCGTGGACGAAGTGACGCAGTGGGAGATCGTGGCCGCCACGCCGCACATCTCCGAATTGTGGCTATTTCCGGTGCTGGAAGCCATGCTGGGGCAGTTTCCATTCGTGATCCGCGGCTTTCATTCCGACAACGGCAGCGAGTTCATCAACCACAACGTGGCCGGGTTGCTCGGCAAGCTTCTGATCGAACAAACCAAGTCGCGGGCGCAGCATACCGGCGACAACGGCCTGGTGGAATGCAAGAACGGAGCCATCATCCGGAAGCACATCGGCCACGGTCACATCGACGCGCAACACGCCCAAGCCATGGACGAGTTTCATCAACGGCATTTGAATCCGTACGTCAACTTCCATCGCCCCTGCGCCGTGCCCAAGGTCATCATCGCTGCCAACGGCAAGCGCCGCCGCATCTACCTGCGATGGGCCACGCCGTTCGAGTTGTTCCAGGAGACGCCTCACTGCGAGAGCTTGCTGCGGGCCGGCGTTACCTTGGCCAAACTCGAGGAGTTTGCGCAAGCTCAATCGGACACCGAAGCCGCGCTTGCCATGCAACGCGCCAAACGTCGACTGATGGGCCGCATCGTCAAACTGAGCGCCTGA
- a CDS encoding PhoPQ-activated pathogenicity-related family protein, producing MLSHRNTQSLFLFAVLSVSAYAQGTKQTALDRYVAKPDPAYKWELVKTIPGQGATAYVLNVTSQNYLSTAEVNRTEWKHWVTIYRPDKVESDIALLAIGGGNNNNPAPDKPDAFLAGMAAKTQSVTVDLKMIPNQPLSFYGESRERTEDAIIAFTWQKFLETGDEKWPLRLPMTKAAVKAMDATQEFLASTAGGNVKVARWVITGGSKRGWTTWTVGAVDKRVIAIMPVVIDMLNMEASFTHHWRVYGFWAPSVKDYVEHGIMEWQGTEQYKKLLEIEEPYEYRDRLTMPKYMVNSAGDQFFVVDSSQFYFNDLKGEKYLRYVPNTDHGVTRRSDAAQSLSAYYESIVKNWKRPEFNWSISKDGIITVTCKDKPSAVKLWSANNPEARDFRLEQIGPAYKSKDVAAESPNKWVVKLEKPQHGYSASFLEMTFPTPGGSEWKFTTAIKVMPDVYPFPAPTPKTPKGGILRKQ from the coding sequence ATGCTCAGCCACCGAAACACCCAATCCCTCTTCCTGTTTGCCGTCTTGAGTGTCTCTGCCTACGCGCAAGGCACGAAACAGACCGCTCTCGACCGCTATGTCGCCAAGCCCGACCCCGCCTACAAGTGGGAGCTCGTGAAGACGATTCCGGGGCAAGGCGCCACCGCCTACGTTCTAAATGTCACTTCTCAGAACTATCTTTCGACGGCTGAAGTCAACCGCACGGAATGGAAGCACTGGGTCACCATCTATAGGCCCGATAAAGTGGAAAGCGACATCGCCCTGCTGGCCATCGGCGGCGGCAACAACAACAACCCCGCCCCCGACAAACCGGACGCCTTCCTGGCCGGCATGGCCGCCAAGACCCAAAGCGTGACCGTCGATCTCAAAATGATCCCCAATCAGCCGCTCAGCTTCTACGGCGAGTCCCGAGAGCGCACCGAAGACGCCATCATCGCCTTCACCTGGCAGAAGTTCCTCGAAACCGGCGACGAGAAGTGGCCCCTCCGCCTGCCCATGACCAAGGCCGCCGTGAAAGCCATGGACGCTACTCAGGAATTCCTGGCCAGCACCGCCGGCGGCAACGTCAAGGTCGCCCGCTGGGTCATCACCGGCGGCAGCAAGCGCGGTTGGACCACTTGGACCGTCGGCGCCGTCGACAAGCGCGTCATCGCGATCATGCCCGTGGTCATCGACATGCTAAACATGGAGGCTTCGTTCACTCACCACTGGCGCGTCTATGGCTTCTGGGCCCCCTCCGTGAAGGATTACGTCGAGCACGGCATCATGGAGTGGCAGGGCACCGAGCAGTACAAGAAACTGCTTGAGATCGAGGAACCCTACGAGTACCGCGACCGCCTCACCATGCCTAAGTACATGGTGAACTCCGCCGGCGACCAGTTCTTCGTAGTCGACTCCTCGCAGTTCTACTTCAACGACCTGAAGGGCGAGAAGTACCTGCGCTACGTTCCGAACACGGACCACGGCGTCACCCGCCGCTCCGACGCCGCCCAGAGCCTGTCTGCTTACTACGAGTCCATCGTCAAGAACTGGAAGCGCCCGGAGTTCAACTGGAGCATTTCCAAGGACGGCATCATTACGGTCACCTGCAAGGACAAGCCCAGCGCCGTGAAACTCTGGAGCGCCAACAATCCCGAAGCCCGCGACTTCCGCCTCGAGCAGATCGGCCCCGCCTATAAATCAAAGGACGTCGCCGCCGAGAGCCCCAACAAATGGGTCGTGAAGCTCGAGAAGCCGCAGCACGGCTACTCCGCGTCGTTCCTGGAGATGACATTCCCGACGCCCGGAGGCTCGGAATGGAAGTTCACGACGGCCATCAAGGTGATGCCGGACGTCTACCCCTTCCCCGCCCCCACGCCGAAAACGCCAAAGGGCGGCATCCTCCGCAAGCAGTAG
- a CDS encoding 4Fe-4S dicluster domain-containing protein has product MPNLSQSLRAMGVVGAGGAGFPTEVKAKSQVEYILANGAECEPLLHKDFELMKRYPAEMVSGMARMIQVTSARQGRFCIKEKNKEAVDAVTPHAKAAGIEMTYLGDFYPSGDEYEIVYAATGRLIPAAGIPLNVGCVVNNVETLYNVELAAQGTPVTKKFVSISGAVKRPCSFWAPIGCTFADLLAIAGGPTVPDIGIFVSGMMMGTLTFDLTGIVTKTTCGLIVLPREHSLVQRKSKPKEVMAHIGKSACDQCSYCTEFCPRYLLGYDVQPHKVMRTLGFTLSGKENWSQWGELCCSCGLCTLYACPEDLFPKEACDDAKVTLRTAGMKYVQQHPVRAHPMKEYRRVPQSMLRQRLNVEAYESHTPFVADEPKPARVRILTKQHAGKPATPVVAEGDRIEAGRPIARMNENELGADVHASITGRVARVTAEAIEIEA; this is encoded by the coding sequence ATGCCGAACCTCAGTCAGTCACTACGCGCGATGGGTGTCGTTGGCGCTGGCGGCGCCGGCTTCCCCACTGAAGTCAAAGCCAAGTCGCAGGTCGAGTACATCCTCGCCAATGGAGCCGAGTGCGAGCCCCTCCTCCATAAAGACTTCGAGCTCATGAAGCGCTACCCCGCCGAGATGGTCTCCGGCATGGCGCGCATGATCCAGGTCACTAGTGCCCGCCAAGGCCGCTTCTGCATCAAGGAAAAGAACAAGGAAGCCGTCGACGCCGTCACGCCGCACGCCAAGGCCGCAGGCATCGAGATGACCTATCTCGGCGACTTCTACCCCTCTGGCGACGAATACGAGATCGTCTACGCCGCCACCGGCCGCCTCATCCCCGCAGCCGGCATCCCATTGAACGTCGGCTGCGTCGTCAACAACGTCGAGACCCTCTATAACGTTGAACTCGCCGCCCAGGGCACGCCCGTCACGAAGAAGTTCGTCTCCATCAGCGGAGCGGTGAAACGCCCATGCAGCTTCTGGGCCCCCATCGGCTGTACCTTCGCTGACCTCCTCGCCATTGCCGGCGGACCCACCGTCCCGGACATCGGCATCTTCGTCAGCGGCATGATGATGGGCACGCTCACCTTCGACCTTACCGGCATCGTCACCAAGACCACCTGCGGCCTCATCGTCCTGCCGCGTGAGCATTCGCTCGTTCAGCGCAAGAGCAAGCCCAAAGAGGTGATGGCCCACATCGGCAAATCGGCCTGCGACCAGTGCAGCTACTGCACCGAGTTCTGCCCGCGCTACCTGCTCGGCTACGACGTCCAGCCCCATAAGGTGATGCGGACCCTCGGCTTCACTCTCTCCGGCAAGGAGAACTGGAGCCAGTGGGGCGAACTCTGCTGCTCCTGCGGCTTGTGCACGCTCTACGCCTGCCCGGAGGACCTCTTCCCGAAAGAAGCCTGCGACGACGCCAAAGTGACCCTGCGCACCGCCGGCATGAAGTACGTCCAGCAGCACCCCGTCCGGGCCCATCCCATGAAGGAGTACCGCCGAGTCCCGCAGTCGATGCTCCGCCAGCGCCTGAACGTCGAGGCCTACGAAAGCCACACGCCCTTCGTCGCCGACGAACCCAAGCCCGCGCGGGTGCGCATCCTCACCAAGCAGCACGCCGGCAAACCCGCGACGCCTGTCGTGGCGGAAGGCGACCGCATCGAAGCGGGCCGTCCCATCGCCCGCATGAACGAAAACGAACTCGGCGCGGACGTCCACGCGAGCATCACCGGCCGCGTGGCCCGAGTCACCGCCGAAGCCATCGAAATCGAAGCCTGA
- a CDS encoding heme-binding protein: MSFTSAADLPSKKYLNLAAVKKLVAVSEAEAEKANVSVTICIMDDSANILFLQKGDKASISTLEWAQRKARHAALNGSPSKNAADTVKAGHVEALSYPFFFPNQGGLPIKVDGQLIGSIAISGGPSAVDEAIGQAAIDALLK, encoded by the coding sequence ATGTCTTTCACTTCCGCGGCGGATCTTCCGTCCAAAAAGTATCTGAATCTGGCTGCCGTCAAGAAGCTCGTTGCGGTCTCCGAGGCGGAGGCCGAGAAGGCGAACGTCAGCGTCACCATCTGCATCATGGACGATAGCGCCAACATCCTGTTCCTGCAGAAAGGCGATAAGGCTTCCATCAGCACTTTGGAGTGGGCGCAGCGGAAAGCGCGGCATGCCGCGCTCAACGGGAGCCCCTCCAAGAACGCGGCCGACACCGTCAAGGCCGGACACGTCGAGGCTCTCTCTTACCCTTTCTTCTTCCCCAACCAGGGTGGACTGCCCATCAAGGTGGACGGGCAGCTAATCGGCTCGATTGCCATCAGCGGCGGACCTTCCGCTGTCGATGAAGCGATTGGGCAGGCGGCGATTGACGCGCTGCTGAAATAG
- the tdh gene encoding L-threonine 3-dehydrogenase, with protein MAASSSVMMPALVKPQAERGMILKEVPVPEIGKNDVLIRVLKTGICGTDVHIYQWDEWAQRRIHPPLVVGHEFMGMVERVGEAVDEFKPGDLVSGEGHIGCGHCFFCRTGLGHICRTMKIIGVDRDGCFARFISMPQSNVWRLKPGIPHEVAAIFDPYGNAMHTVMAQPVNGRTVAVIGAGAIGLMACAIANAAGALSVLVVEPHAHKREMAEKLGLPFTYDPREPGWEKALLERTPDGIGVDVALEMSGSGPGIHTAFKIVRAGGDVAMLGIPPTEVGINLAEEIIFKSVTVRGINGRLMYQTWYQCERFLLDQKLDLMPLITHQCGYRDFQDAFGLLERGEAVKIVMSWED; from the coding sequence ATGGCTGCTTCGTCGTCCGTCATGATGCCCGCTCTGGTGAAACCTCAAGCCGAGCGGGGAATGATCCTCAAGGAGGTTCCGGTCCCCGAGATCGGCAAAAATGACGTTCTTATCAGGGTTCTAAAGACGGGCATCTGCGGAACAGATGTCCATATTTACCAGTGGGACGAATGGGCCCAGCGGCGCATCCACCCCCCGTTGGTGGTGGGCCACGAATTCATGGGTATGGTGGAGCGCGTCGGCGAGGCCGTCGACGAGTTCAAGCCCGGCGATCTGGTTTCCGGGGAAGGGCATATCGGCTGCGGCCATTGCTTCTTCTGCCGGACGGGTTTGGGGCACATCTGCCGCACCATGAAGATCATCGGCGTGGATCGGGATGGGTGTTTTGCGCGCTTCATCTCGATGCCGCAATCAAATGTATGGCGCCTGAAGCCGGGCATCCCGCACGAGGTGGCCGCGATTTTCGATCCGTACGGCAACGCCATGCATACGGTGATGGCGCAGCCCGTGAACGGGCGGACGGTTGCCGTGATCGGCGCCGGCGCTATTGGCCTGATGGCCTGCGCAATTGCGAACGCGGCGGGTGCGTTGTCGGTGCTCGTCGTGGAGCCGCATGCTCATAAGCGCGAGATGGCCGAGAAACTCGGTTTGCCGTTTACGTATGATCCACGGGAGCCGGGTTGGGAGAAGGCGCTGCTGGAGCGGACCCCGGACGGGATCGGCGTGGACGTGGCGCTGGAGATGTCGGGTAGCGGTCCGGGGATCCATACGGCCTTCAAGATCGTGCGGGCCGGCGGCGATGTGGCGATGCTGGGGATTCCGCCCACAGAGGTCGGGATTAATCTGGCCGAGGAGATCATCTTCAAGTCCGTCACGGTGCGTGGAATCAACGGGCGGTTGATGTACCAGACCTGGTACCAGTGCGAGCGGTTTCTGCTGGATCAGAAACTGGACCTGATGCCTCTGATCACACACCAGTGCGGGTATAGGGATTTCCAAGACGCCTTCGGCCTGTTGGAGCGCGGCGAAGCGGTCAAGATCGTGATGAGTTGGGAGGACTAG
- a CDS encoding glycine C-acetyltransferase, whose translation MPTNPLAYLGQQLDELKAAGSYFRLRELESACEAVSHADGREVINLASNNYLGLANHPKLKEAALEAVRKYGAGTGAVRTITGTLDMHMALERKIAAFKHTEACVVFQSGFAANAGTVSAILGPEDHIISDELNHASIIDGCRLSRAKIHVFRHRDAAHAAEKLAALKDEAGRKLLITDGVFSMDGDIGPLDQLVEAAEAAGAIMMVDDAHSSGVLGRNGRGTVDHFNLHGRVHVQVGTLSKAIGVLGGYVCGSKDLIEFLYHRARPFLFSTSHPPAVTAACSAAFDLLVEEPERIDRLWENTRYFKAALKDRGFDTGVSETPITPILVGEAKMAHAFSAALFDEGLWATGIGFPTVPKGKARIRAIVTAGHTTAHLDQAVEILAKVARRMGILA comes from the coding sequence ATGCCTACGAATCCACTCGCTTATCTGGGCCAGCAGTTGGACGAACTGAAGGCTGCCGGATCGTACTTCCGGCTGAGGGAACTGGAAAGTGCTTGTGAGGCCGTCAGTCACGCCGACGGTCGCGAGGTCATCAACCTGGCCTCCAACAACTACCTGGGATTGGCCAATCATCCGAAGCTGAAGGAGGCGGCCCTGGAGGCGGTACGGAAGTATGGTGCCGGGACGGGGGCGGTGCGCACGATCACCGGCACGCTCGACATGCACATGGCGTTGGAGCGGAAGATCGCGGCGTTCAAGCACACCGAGGCTTGCGTGGTGTTCCAGAGCGGCTTCGCGGCCAACGCCGGGACGGTGAGCGCAATTCTAGGCCCTGAGGATCACATCATCAGCGATGAGTTGAACCACGCGTCGATCATTGACGGGTGCCGGTTGTCGCGGGCCAAGATCCATGTGTTCCGGCATCGGGACGCAGCGCATGCGGCCGAGAAACTCGCGGCACTGAAGGACGAGGCGGGGCGCAAATTATTGATTACAGACGGTGTGTTCTCGATGGATGGAGACATCGGGCCGTTGGATCAACTGGTGGAAGCGGCCGAAGCGGCGGGCGCGATCATGATGGTGGACGATGCGCATTCGTCCGGCGTGCTGGGACGGAATGGCCGGGGGACGGTGGACCACTTCAATTTGCACGGGCGTGTGCATGTGCAGGTGGGGACGCTGTCGAAGGCGATCGGCGTGCTGGGCGGGTATGTGTGTGGCAGCAAAGACCTTATTGAGTTTCTGTACCATCGGGCGCGGCCGTTCCTGTTTTCGACCTCCCATCCTCCGGCCGTGACGGCGGCCTGCAGTGCGGCCTTCGATCTACTGGTGGAAGAACCGGAGCGGATCGACCGGCTGTGGGAGAATACGCGGTACTTCAAGGCGGCTTTGAAGGATCGGGGGTTCGATACCGGTGTGAGCGAGACGCCGATTACGCCGATTCTGGTGGGTGAGGCCAAGATGGCTCATGCGTTCTCGGCCGCCTTGTTTGACGAAGGCCTCTGGGCCACAGGGATAGGGTTCCCGACGGTGCCTAAGGGAAAGGCCCGAATCCGGGCTATTGTGACTGCTGGGCACACCACGGCGCACCTGGATCAGGCGGTGGAGATTCTTGCCAAGGTAGCGCGCCGGATGGGCATTCTCGCCTAA
- a CDS encoding DUF3800 domain-containing protein: protein MHETRVGSPQDIGAWYPQVAVERAALAVRWTKVHSAAFFMYLLYLDDAGSSGNPAEAYFVLGGICVYEAQADWFTRELDKLAASFDAQDPSSVEFHASAIFSRRQVPWKGLGQEEARGVIKSVLNVARTSYDSACCFACAIEKASLPPDQDCVALAFEDLCQRFNFFLARRAGRATGNVGCSSLTEALRRLRYSA from the coding sequence TTGCATGAGACAAGAGTCGGCTCCCCTCAGGACATCGGCGCGTGGTATCCTCAAGTTGCGGTTGAGAGGGCTGCACTTGCGGTCCGCTGGACGAAAGTTCACTCGGCTGCTTTTTTCATGTACCTGTTGTACCTCGACGACGCTGGCTCCTCGGGCAACCCTGCGGAAGCCTACTTTGTCCTTGGAGGTATTTGCGTATATGAGGCGCAGGCGGATTGGTTTACACGAGAACTCGACAAGCTGGCTGCCAGCTTCGACGCTCAAGACCCCTCAAGCGTGGAGTTTCACGCGTCAGCCATATTTTCCAGACGTCAGGTGCCGTGGAAGGGCCTAGGGCAGGAAGAGGCTCGGGGGGTGATCAAGAGTGTATTGAATGTGGCGCGCACCAGCTACGATTCGGCGTGCTGCTTCGCCTGTGCGATCGAGAAGGCGTCATTGCCTCCCGACCAGGATTGCGTGGCCCTCGCGTTCGAGGATCTGTGCCAGAGGTTTAACTTCTTCCTGGCTAGAAGAGCAGGCAGGGCGACAGGCAACGTGGGCTGCTCATCCTTGACAGAAGCACTCAGGAGACTTCGCTACAGCGCCTGA
- a CDS encoding BMC domain-containing protein, giving the protein MARNSIGLIELSSIAAGFLVCDCMLKTADVELVLARTICSGKYMVLIRGDVGAIQAAVDAGKHAGDFSIIDTFVIANLHEDIFPAISGTTNVGQLESLGIVESFSVTSLIEAADAMAKAANVRLVEVRLAMALGGKAFASCTGSVSAVRSAVEAGAQVIGRKGLLVNKVVIPQPRPELLREMI; this is encoded by the coding sequence GTGGCCCGCAACTCCATCGGATTGATTGAACTCTCGAGCATCGCCGCCGGCTTCCTGGTCTGCGACTGCATGTTGAAGACCGCGGATGTCGAACTGGTTCTGGCGCGCACTATCTGTAGCGGCAAATACATGGTCCTGATCCGCGGCGACGTCGGAGCCATCCAGGCCGCGGTCGACGCAGGCAAGCACGCAGGCGATTTTTCCATCATCGACACCTTCGTGATAGCGAACCTCCACGAGGACATCTTCCCGGCCATCAGCGGCACCACGAACGTCGGCCAACTCGAATCGCTGGGCATCGTCGAATCGTTTTCCGTGACCAGCCTGATCGAAGCCGCGGACGCCATGGCCAAAGCAGCCAATGTCCGTCTGGTAGAGGTTCGTTTGGCAATGGCGCTGGGCGGCAAGGCTTTCGCGTCGTGCACGGGCAGTGTATCCGCAGTAAGGTCCGCGGTAGAGGCCGGAGCCCAGGTGATCGGCCGCAAAGGCCTGCTGGTGAATAAGGTAGTGATCCCGCAACCTAGGCCGGAGTTGCTGAGGGAGATGATCTAG
- a CDS encoding Flp family type IVb pilin, which yields MKKLNTFLLKLRIMKDTRGQDLIEYALMAGFVAVAAGAIVPGVANSIKTIFGKVNTVMQSSANQG from the coding sequence ATGAAGAAACTGAATACATTCCTATTGAAGCTGCGGATCATGAAGGACACCCGTGGCCAAGACCTCATCGAATATGCGTTGATGGCCGGCTTCGTGGCCGTCGCCGCCGGCGCCATTGTCCCCGGCGTCGCCAACAGCATCAAGACCATCTTCGGCAAAGTCAACACCGTGATGCAGAGCTCCGCGAACCAGGGCTAA